Within the Gossypium raimondii isolate GPD5lz chromosome 12, ASM2569854v1, whole genome shotgun sequence genome, the region CTCTCAATGCTTTCCGAGCTCGACACCTCGTAAGAACTCACTTTCCTCTTCTCCTTTTGATCCATGCCTTAGATTTATATAATCATGGAATTGATTATTCATTAGAATTTGTTCATAGCCAGCGggaattaaaatgttatttttctgGCACCTGATAATGTACAGAAATGAAGTTGTGGAACAACGCGAGGCTCATATGTAGATTTAGGTTAGAGACTTTTCCTCTgttgtatataattttaaaatttattctcttttgttttactTCAATTTCCATAAATTAAGCTCTCGTTTTTTCCTGTTTTAATTGCTTTGTCCATCGGTTCAAAAGCTATTAAGTATTAACAGAACCTCACTGATTATTTGTCATCAACGTTGCTATGATTTTTCTGggacttttattttttctttttggatatTTTACTGATTCTTTTGGATTATGTATTTATAGGCTGTGTCGGGGCAAGCGTTGCAAGGTTTACAAAACTATGGTCTGCAACTCAGTTCGCACTCCTATAGCACCAAGAAAGGTCTTGCCTTACTCCCTCTTTGATCTTCCTTTTTATTATAGCTATGGCTATTTTGAAATTGGAAAAGTATTAAGAATTCTCTGGAATATGGATGGAAAGTGAAgattatgaattattttatgttattaatgGGGAGATAAGTTTTGAGTTTTGGAAGAGCATGCAATGGGAATAAATGCCTTTCAGTTTTCCACCACGGTTCTCCATGGAAATCATAAGAAATGCTTTAACAATTTTCTTCCATGCATGACCATCAATCCTAGTGTTTGATGGGACTTCTATTTTTAAGGCTGTTCTTTTGCTTGATATAAGATGTCTTGGTTCATGTGTGTTTTCATGTGTATTAACTGCAGATGATTTAGAAAGAGAGTAGCTTGCAAAGGAGATTTCTAAAGTCTGGAGTTCTGGTAATATAGTGTGCACTGAAATGTTTCTGTCTCTATTACTTGTTAGtagttcaattttatctttttcaattaatgTCTTTTTATATTCTTCTCAATGACAGTTTTTAAGCGAAGCATAAACACATTGTTTCTAACTGAAATGGTTAGGGGCCTCATGCTGACTCTCAAGTACTTCTTTGACAGAAAAGTTACAGTAAGTGTCCTCATGATTCTTTTCTTTGAGCTTGCATTGAACATATTATGATACAAACCTGTCTTTCTTGTACAGATTAACTATCCATTTGGGAAGGGTCCATTGAGCCCATGTTTTCGAGGGGAACATGCTCTCCGCCAATATCCAACTGGAGAGGAACGTTGCATTGCCTTTGTGAAGCTGTAAGTTCAACATTATCAGTTAcctatattacttttatttggtGGGAATGATACCAGCATGCAGTGATACAATATGGAATGACTATTATCAACCTGGGAGAAAGTATCCCCTGCCCTCTGGTATGGACACCTGACTGGAGTGGGAGTCTGGGGGCTTTACGCCTTTTCCTTTTAGTCTGTAAGTGGTCTTAGGCATACTCGCAATTAAATGGGTGTTATGGTCACTGAATTGGTTCACCTGGTAATAtgcataaaaaaaagtttactaTATTTGTTATGTGTATTATCTCTATTATACCCTCTAGTTATATAGAAAGGAAGATTAGTGTCTGCTATTGCTTCTCTTGAAGAGTAAGCGATCTGTGAGAAGTTGGACCCGTCAAACTGTTCTTGGGTTTGCTGATTAATTTTCACTAATCCTATCCATTATCAACTCCTGATTAAGCTTCTCTCACTGAATGTGGATTTACTGTTATGATGTTCTCATGTAGTGATAGTGGTTTATCAGATATGCCCAGCGCAAGCAATCACAATAGAGGCTGAGGAAAGGGAGGATGGAAGTCGTCGAACTACAAGGTTCAatctctcttctcttttttttctttttcccttttttccccCTCTTTTCTTTTATGGTTGTCTTCTTTGTCTTACATTAGTTCAACTTTGCAGGTATGTATCTACTGTGGACTTTGCCAAGAGGCATGTCCTGTTGATGCAATTGTTGAAGGACCCAACTTTGAATTTGCCACCGAGACTCGTGAGGTTTGTTTTCCTCCAATAAATCAATCACAAATGTCCATTTTCACTTGTTGGTTGTGAGGTAAATTAGGTAATCTCAATGTTGCAGGAGCTGCTGTACGACAAAGAGAAGCTGCTTGAGAATGGTGACCGATGGGAAACTGAGATTGCAGAGAATCTCAGATCTGAAAGCCTTAATTGCTGATGTTGTTCCTCTATTTTCCTTCTCACTGTCGCGGCAGCAGCTGCTTGCTTTTATAGTTgctgaaaaaaagaaaatgatatatGCTTGGTTTTGTTGCATATACAATTTGTATTTTGTCCATTGTGAGTTCGTGGATGAATTACTTTGTTTTTGCTACATATAAAGGCAATGATGGATAAAAGGATCCTATATTCAGGCAAAACGAGAATAGCaagatttttgttttgttccttttaaggaatggatggaattttaaatcaatattaTATTATGCATATTGGACAGAATGGGCATACAGCGAAACTTCTGTAGAATTTAAAGTTTGGTGCTATGATGATAATCTTCAATTTAATGGTACTgaatattttgggtttattgaTGTAGCAACAGGGAATGGTAAAGATGGGGAGTTCGAAGTAAAAGGTTTATATCTCTGATCAGATTTTCAATTTGTCAATGATGATAGTGTACTTTCTTGCATAGATGGGTAAAGGATGAGTGGGGAGGGCAGTGTGAGGGCCATGTGTGGTGGTAGGGAGGAGGAGACGGCAAGAAAAAGGAATTTGTCTTGATAAGTTTCTAAGTGTTTCTTTATTTCTGGGAAACATGTGTCAACCAAGGTTCtatggtctagtggtaaggccATTCGACTCTGAATACAGTAACCGAAGTTCAGATTTCTGTGAcacctaattttctttttcttttttttttttcttttttcccttaaagAACTTAAACCATCTAGTTTTTCCAAGTAAACATTAATCACTATAAATTCATATTACAGATGTTTTAATTTTGCagattttgaatattaatatgaCCTAATAATGCAGTGAAAGGAAACAAAGACAACACTCTATGAATGGGACCATCACAGCTAGAAACAAATGCATATATTCTActagaaaaaataattgaacCTTCTTCCTTGACCAACCAACAAAAGATTAGCTGGTTTACCCATTAGCAAATGCAAAAATCCAATAGTAAACCCAAGAATAAAACAACAAATCAATCTGTATAATTTCATTTCTATCTGGATTTTCATGTCTTTCTGGTGTGAATGAAGGAATCTTCGACAATTACAATTTACTTTGCATTGCACAAAAGGCTCAAAAACAAAGATCAATTacagattaaaaaaaaattgcagcTTGTTCTAAAATAACAAGCTCTCAAAACAAATATGCATGATGGATGGGATTGTCAATAGATTAGCACCCTTTTCTGGTTGTCAAGAATGTATGTGCATCTCGAATCCTTCCCGGCTCGATGCCAAATATCATCCCAATAAACTAATAAGAGCTTCATCAGGTGGCAACCGGCAGGCACTCAAATGGGAAACCTGATATCTTATTGGGAAATAATGAAGAACAAATTAGTTTCTATGCTAGTTCTCATCCAGTCTTTCTATAATGGTTCCGGGAATATCTCCTTAGAATGTCGTCTCCAGGAGGATGAATTGTCACCTCCATCTTTTTGAGCACTGCCCCGTGAACCCGTTGTTCCTGAATGTTTGAAACTACTTCCACCTTCAGCTCTAATAGCGGAGCCTTCTGGAATGACAGGTTGTTTGAAACTACTTCCACCTTCAGCTTTAGTTGTTGAGGCTGCCGGAATAATGGTGACATCAGACGAGCTTTGACGCCAGCTCCCAAAAAGAGCAGCATTCCAAGATCCTCTTGAAGATGTTGCTCTAAGCCTTGCTGAGCTTGAATTATCTTCCCTTACCACCCTCAAAGGATTTTCCAATGCTTTTAGAATATATCTCATTGGGGGCCGCCTAGAAGCTTTAGGATTGAGACAGGACCTGGCTACAATAGCCATGGCCCAAACTTCCTCCAAAAGATCCTCATCCACAAGAAGAGACGGATCCAAAATTTTTGTCACAAGTTCCTTATCATATATACTGATACATGGCAGTGTCTGTTCTAACCATTCCTTCATCTGGGTATCACTTGAAGCACTCATGTCCAGCTTACCGGTTACCAACCCGAGTAAAACCTTCCCAAAGCAGTAAACATCATAGGAACATAACGCTGTAGATGAACCTATCcgttttacaaataaatttttttttcagaaaatggTTTAGGGTTCAATGCCATCAGAATGTGAAACTCGAACGCAAAGGGTAGctaataattcaaacaatactTTCAACCACACAAGAGGTGCAACAAATATGTCGGACCTAAAGTGCAAGCTAACAAATCAAACAAATGAACAGCTAGGAGATAAAGATCGAGATCTATTGCATAAATTAAAGGTGCACATACCAGAAGAACCTTGTTCTGATGACCTGCATGTAACAAAGAAAAGAACTGCGTGACAACCTTTTATAGAGAAAACAAGcatgaaaataaatacaatGCAGCTAGGTACATTTTGCttgaaacaacaataaaatccaCAAAGAGAATAAAGAGGTGGAAATATAATATGCTTTTTGATGCTAATTACTAGTTTAGCTCTGAGTTCTCATGCATACAGGTAGGTTTCGAAACATGTAAAGACTATGCATGTATTGTAGATGGCATAgcaaaataacatttatttaatGTGTAAAGACTACATCAGCACTGAGTGCTGATGCATACGGATTTTATCACAAATCCTAAGCAAAAACATTTAGACATCTAGAACTAATGACAGATAAAGGCCTGTGTTATCTGCAACTAACAGAAGGAAACTCGTGAAAACGATAAGTAGAAAAATTGCATTAGAAAGACAGCCAGCAACAGTTTTCTGCAACTTAATTTGCTGCAAAAGTTAAGCATTAGAAACACTAATAGTCAATTGTAACTTACTAAGTAATATACTGATATAACAAAAACCATATTCAAGAACATGTCCAATAAACATCTAATGCAAAGTAAAATGTCAATCTGAAAACATGAGCAGATTGAACAGAACACTCACTGTGGCAACCGCAGTAACCTTGAAATTCTATTTTGATGACCATCACTTTCTTGAGCGCAGACCTCACTCAGGCTCCCTAGTCGCACTTCAAATTTATCATCAAGAAGTATACTGCTAGCTTGAATATCTCTTCAAGATCAAAACAGAACATGTCATTGCTTGTTATAGTTTTTTCAGTGCCAATAGGTTATATCTATTGCACAGCCAAAAGAAATTAAGATACACTCAAGCCAGCAAAGCATTTGCTTTGAATAATCAACTCATAGTCGATGTAAGCCAATCCATCAAcaccaaaaaacaaaacaaattatgttaacaaaatcatcatcatatGATAATTTGCCTAGAGGAAATACAACTAGACTTCTGGCAGATAGCGCAAgctttttaagtgaaaatttcTCTACATTCCAGTTCACCAGAAGTTATTATGTGCATGAGAAAAGGAACCATTGAAACAGAAGCAAGTTTAAGCATAACAAAAGAATACCTGTGGACGAGGGGCGGTGTACATTCATGATGCAGATAAGATAGACCTTCAGCAACTCCTATCGCTATTTTCAATCTAGTTATCCAATCTAATGACTGTAAACTATCATCTTCCAAATTGTTTTTCCTGTACAAGGAACTTGACAAGTCTCCATTCGGCATATATTTATAAACCAACAACTTTTCATCTTCTTTCTCTAAGCAGTGCCCCAATAAAGTAACTACTCTTGTGTACGAAACCTTACTAAAGAAATCCAATTCCAAAAGGTATGCTTCCTTTTTAATCGAATGCAAATCGATCCTTTTGATGACAACAGGAAGCCCGTCTTCTAAAACACCCCGGAAGAGATCACCAGAATGACCATGCTTGATGAGGTTTGCATCACTAAAATCACCAGTGGCTTGAAGAAGTTGTTGATACGTAAACAGATCACCTAGACTCGAGAAGTTAATGGCTAATCCTGGTGAAGGAGGTGTTCCTCCAGTTGGAACTGGTTCCACACCAATCCCTCTATGATTCGCTGTGTTCCGTCTACGAACACATAATAGAACCAGTAAAAGCAACAACAATAATAGCACAATAAGCCCAGCTCCACCCAATACAGCAGCCAATATAATTACCCTTCTGTTGTTGCTCCCACTTTCAGCTGCAGCAGGTACTGTGGCATTTGGGCGCCCAAAATTATCAAAGCTCAGGCCCTTCTCAGCATAAAATGATACACACTCAATTAAAGTCCTCTGGTTTGACACATTTTGGAGACAGTTACTAGTAAGAGAGGCATTGTCAAGCATGTAATCTGGAACCCTGCCTTCAAAATAGTTTCCAGACAAATTAGTAGAACTGAACCTTCTGAGAACAGTTGTTAGACCTCCATAAAACTTGTTCCGAGACATGTCAAGAACCGCAGCAATGGCATTATTATCCAAAGCAGTAGGCAGCTCCCCAGTGAAATTATTGTCAGAGATATCAAGCAGGTTCAACCCAGGAATTGACCATAATACTTGAGGAAGGTTACCAATGAACCTATTGTTTCTCAGAACAACAACATGCAACTGACTTGGTGCAGGGAACAAATTGACCGGAAGGGACCCACTAAGACCATTGTTCCCCAAAATTATTCTCTGCAAATTCCTTAGCCTTCTAAGATCTTGTGGAACCGACCCTGACAAACCATTGCTGCTGAGATCAAGGTCCACCAAGCTATCAAGGTCGCCAAGCTGTGAAGGTATCGAAGACGTTAGACCATTGACTGAGAGATTCAGAGTTTGAAGCTTGGAAAGGGCCCCAAGGCCAGGGGGAATTGACCCCCTTAAACTGTTGGAAGAAATGTCAAGACTTGTTAAATTCCTTAGTGAACCAAATGATGATGGAATAGATCCAGTAAGCGAATTCTTGGAAAGATCAAGAACTAAAAGGCTTAACAATTGACCCAGAGTGGATGGAATTTGGCCAGTGAGCCTATTATCCGACAAATATAAACTAGTTAAGTTTGTCAAATTGCCCATACTCGAAGGTAAAACACCAGTGACATTACAAGACCTGAGATCCAACACTTGCAGTGAGGACAGCCTTTGACCAAACCAATCAGGGATAGAACCAGGGAGCATGAACCTTGAGGCATTAAAAGACACCAAATGTGTGAAATTTACAAGAGAATTGACAGCAAACTGTGGGTTTTGTTTACCCACCCTTGTTCTTCTAAACCCAGAAATGTTAATCCCAATAACACTACCATTTTCGCATCTTATACCGTTCCAACTCGAACAAGGATCAACTTTTCTAGGCCAATCTCTGCTTCTGAGCCCCAAAGAGGATCTGAGTTCAAACAAAGCTGTAAACTCGACGCCTGAACTCAGCCGCTGCTGCTGCACTTGTTGCTCAAATGTAGACTCAAATAACAGCAACAACAAGAGATATAACAAAGCCACTCTTATGCTACGCTGATCCACCATGGCTCATTGACACTACCCCTAATCACCCCAACATTCTCAACGCCCCCCACTAAGAAAACAACCCAGAAATTTCTTCActtctaatttcttcaaaattgtTGGTAACCAATCTGTATCAACTTCTGTTCTTCTTTGCCTTTACTTTTTCTCTTTCTACCTACTACTTCCTTTTCTCTCTCTAAATCCTTCAGTTTCTTAAGCTGACCAAGAAAAAAAGCAAGagattttcaaaatgaaaattgaaatcgaaaaactcttaaattaatcatacttAATTCTAGAGAGTGAGAAGGAGGAGGCTGgtcaaaaacttaaaaagtgTTGACCTTTTTTTATCTTACCCTTTTTTCTTATTCTAAACAGACCAAAAAGCAAAGAGTGGGTCTTTGAAGAGCAAAAAGAACAGAGGGTAAAAACCCATAAAAggtaaatataatgaaaaaggGAGGCTTAATAATAATGGGTTTTGAACCAATGGAAAGAAGAGTGAAGGGGTGGTTCAGTAATTAAGGGGTTGAACAACAGAGCTGGCTCTCCCTCTCCGGCGCTGATTCAATTTCTGGTTTGACCACCGGCAATCCCGCCCATTACAGCTAAGCAAAGCTTCGAATTCCAAAAATactataaattttactaaacaAACTGGACTCTCTCTAGTACTTTCCCACCATTGGTGGTGTTGTAGTCATATAGCCTGCTGGTTTTCTCATGTTTCCCGTTTTTAGTATCGGTTTATGtcgttttatttgtttttgtttggggCCGTAcagtttatcaaattaattttttatttttataatttagttaaataaattattgaaaatctataaaaatatatttttataaaaaccaTCCAATTTAGTCCAGTTCAAATAACCCATTAAATTATTCtgctatatttaattttttttcttacaatataaacattaatctgaaaaaaaaaagaattgcaAAAAATAAGGATCCAATTATGAAACTAACactaatcatttttttaataatctcattatatatTCTGATAATATCGGTTCTTTTTAAGATAACatctagaactacccatagcctctcttcaatccataaataggaagataatgcaTTTCAACGCATTCAAACCCACGTCCTCTTCCATTGGCAAAAATATCCatgtcaatcgagttaagactcaaccGGCAACACTAATCAATTTTAACCCGCGCCAACTTTACCGTTAAAGATCggataattttcaattttaaatgttatggtTAATCGAATTGAATACTATTTATCATTCTATTTGAAGACTATTTAATTTGccatcttaaaataaaataaaatatttaatcgttttattgtattaatgtaaaatataacaTCGATGCACCAATAACGtttaattttatccaaaatcaaattaaattccaaattttatctcatttttttattttattccaaattttaaaaaatagttgtaagtattaatttaatcacGAGTATTTTTGTAATGTTTGGCCTCAACTGGAAATTTTAGCCGAGAATTAGGGATTGAagagcaattttttttttccctttcggGATCTCTAAGACTATTATATTTAAAGAAAGATGATAATGAAAGATTGCTGACCGTTAAGATTCTTATTGGGATCACTCAATTTGTCATTTTTAACTAActttgaataattattaaaaaaattatacatataataacatatacaagaatttataattttaacacaAAGTTCAAATCTTGTCATACGCAGATGTTATGTGTGAGTTATcccttaaataattttagatttaaattttattatatgtagGTCTTAGCTAAGATATTTACTGATTTTCTATCCATTGTACTTTGTATTGAGTTGATCGAACATATATTATTAGTGATTTATAAATTCCCTAAGATAGCGTTTGGGAATTTTAggatttggatttgaatttagtttttaaGTTGAGTagtaaactatttaaaatataacattcatAATCATTTATCAAATCCATCAATTTGCTAAAAgcttatttaataatgaatttggaatctttaaaatattttaaattttgataaatccatattttttatatttttctaatatatgGTAGATAGATTGAATCTGAACTATGCGTTTTATTCTTACTATTTACATAATAATTGAAATCCAAATAaaaacttcttttcttttttcctccaAGTAGTTTGcttcttctcttttattttgtcaatttaaaaaAGGTAATTGCTTCATCAGGTCTCTGGATGTTTTATATAATCACACTTCAATTCAGTGTCGCCACTGTGTCAAGCGACACCactaaaatattgttttttaaacATTGATGATTTGATCATGATTAAAGGGGGAAAGCGGGTGGCGACACCAATAATTACTGTAACAAACGAGTCATTTTCGTATATAATTTTTCCTCCAGttttattttcgtaattaattaatatatttaggttatttatataataaatgagAGGTTGCATCTCTATAACACGAAAAAAGAAATTAGCAGCAAAAATCAAT harbors:
- the LOC105762850 gene encoding LOW QUALITY PROTEIN: probable LRR receptor-like serine/threonine-protein kinase At2g16250 (The sequence of the model RefSeq protein was modified relative to this genomic sequence to represent the inferred CDS: inserted 1 base in 1 codon), with product MVDQRSIRVALLYLLLLLLFESTFEQQVQQQRLSSGVEFTALFELRSSLGLRSRDWPRKVDPCSSWNGIRCENGSVIGINISGFRRTRVGKQNPQFAVNSLVNFTHLVSFNASRFMLPGSIPDWFGQRLSSLQVLDLRSCNVTGVLPSSMGNLTNLTSLYLSDNRLTGQIPSTLGQLLSLLVLDLSKNSLTGSIPSSFGSLRNLTSLDISSNSLRGSIPPGLGALSKLQTLNLSVNGLTSSIPSQLGDLDSLVDLDLSSNGLSGSVPQDLRRLRNLQRIILGNNGLSGSLPVNLFPAPSQLHVVVLRNNRFIGNLPQVLWSIPGLNLLDISDNNFTGELPTALDNNAIAAVLDMSRNKFYGGLTTVLRRFSSTNLSGNYFEGRVPDYMLDNASLTSNCLQNVSNQRTLIECVSFYAEKGLSFDNFGRPNATVPAAAESGSNNRRVIILAAVLGGAGLIVLLLLLLLLVLLCVRRRNTANHRGIGVEPVPTGGTPPSPGLAINFSSLGDLFTYQQLLQATGDFSDANLIKHGHSGDLFRGVLEDGLPVVIKRIDLHSIKKEAYLLELDFFSKVSYTRVVTLLGHCLEKEDEKLLVYKYMPNGDLSSSLYRKNNLEDDSLQSLDWITRLKIAIGVAEGLSYLHHECTPPLVHRDIQASSILLDDKFEVRLGSLSEVCAQESDGHQNRISRLLRLPQSSEQGSSGSSTALCSYDVYCFGKVLLGLVTGKLDMSASSDTQMKEWLEQTLPCISIYDKELVTKILDPSLLVDEDLLEEVWAMAIVARSCLNPKASRRPPMRYILKALENPLRVVREDNSSSARLRATSSRGSWNAALFGSWRQSSSDVTIIPAASTTKAEGGSSFKQPVIPEGSAIRAEGGSSFKHSGTTGSRGSAQKDGGDNSSSWRRHSKEIFPEPXIERLDEN